In Caproiciproducens sp. NJN-50, the following are encoded in one genomic region:
- a CDS encoding ferredoxin gives MKATIDREGCISCGLCASTCPEVFRMADDGHAEVCADPIPESAEDSAAEARDNCPVSVIMVE, from the coding sequence ATGAAAGCGACGATCGACAGAGAAGGCTGTATTTCCTGCGGGCTATGTGCATCAACCTGTCCGGAGGTATTTCGGATGGCTGATGACGGGCACGCGGAGGTTTGCGCGGACCCTATTCCTGAATCTGCGGAAGACTCGGCAGCAGAAGCGCGTGATAACTGTCCCGTCTCTGTTATCATGGTAGAATAG
- a CDS encoding cupin domain-containing protein produces the protein MIEKEYKLSKTNKKAIEKVIFDENLHYLHMVFNQGEGLPEHLSNSNVYMTVIRGRLSIGLDDQEIHEYEAGTLLKIPFQTKMNVKNVHDETLELIVVKAPAPKS, from the coding sequence ATGATAGAAAAAGAGTATAAGCTGTCCAAAACCAATAAAAAAGCGATAGAAAAAGTCATATTTGACGAAAACCTGCATTACCTCCACATGGTGTTCAACCAGGGCGAGGGACTGCCGGAGCACTTATCCAATTCAAACGTGTATATGACCGTCATTCGCGGAAGGCTCTCCATCGGACTTGATGATCAGGAAATCCATGAGTATGAGGCCGGAACTCTGCTGAAAATCCCGTTTCAAACTAAAATGAATGTCAAAAATGTGCATGACGAAACGCTGGAGCTGATTGTCGTAAAGGCGCCCGCTCCGAAAAGCTGA
- the rd gene encoding rubredoxin produces the protein MKKYRCIPCGYIYDPALGDPDSGIGPGTVFEDLPDDWQCPICFVGKDEFEPVED, from the coding sequence ATGAAAAAGTACAGGTGTATTCCCTGCGGGTATATCTATGATCCAGCGCTTGGCGATCCCGACAGCGGCATCGGGCCCGGCACGGTATTTGAAGATTTGCCCGATGATTGGCAGTGCCCGATCTGTTTTGTCGGCAAGGACGAATTTGAACCTGTTGAAGACTAA
- the hcp gene encoding hydroxylamine reductase, translating into MSMFCYQCQETAGGKGCAVRGVCGKTEEVAKLQDLLIYTLKGISEIVVKRKLDVKTLGETNYEVLSSLFMTITNANFDDGSIEKQIMKMIAVRDELRNSNASAGLHDAATFMVSSRASMLEKATTVGVLSTANEDVRSLREMITYGLKGMAAYAEHAKNIGKEDSAINAFIYEALAATLDDSLSADDLVALTLKTGEYGVKVMALLDEANTSRFGNPEITEVNIGVRKHPAILISGHDLTDLEQLLEQTKGTGVDVYTHSEMLPAHYYPAFKKYDNFAGNYGNAWWKQLDEFVSFRGPILFTTNCIVPPRSEEVRGRIYTTGSTGYPGCKHIEADENGKKDFSEIIALAKTLPAPDEIETGSIVGGFAHNQVMALADKVVDAVKSGAIKKFFVMAGCDGRMKSREYYTEFAEKLPKDTVILTAGCAKYRYNKLKLGDIGGIPRVLDAGQCNDSYSLAVIALKLKEVFGLDDINKLPIAFNIAWYEQKAVIVLLALLYLGVKNIHLGPTLPGFLSPNVAKVLVEKFGIAGVGTVDDDIKLFMNA; encoded by the coding sequence ATGAGTATGTTTTGTTATCAATGTCAGGAAACCGCCGGAGGAAAGGGCTGCGCGGTGCGCGGCGTCTGCGGAAAAACCGAAGAAGTAGCAAAGCTTCAGGATCTTCTGATTTACACCCTCAAGGGCATTTCAGAAATTGTAGTCAAAAGAAAGCTGGACGTCAAAACCCTTGGCGAAACAAATTATGAGGTGCTCAGCAGCCTGTTTATGACCATCACCAACGCGAATTTTGACGACGGCTCTATTGAAAAGCAGATCATGAAAATGATCGCCGTAAGAGACGAACTCAGAAATTCTAATGCTTCTGCGGGTTTACACGATGCGGCGACCTTCATGGTGAGCTCCAGAGCGTCTATGCTGGAAAAAGCCACTACCGTCGGTGTGCTGTCAACCGCAAACGAGGACGTGCGGTCTCTCCGCGAGATGATCACATACGGTCTTAAGGGCATGGCGGCCTACGCCGAGCACGCGAAAAACATCGGAAAAGAAGATTCGGCAATCAACGCCTTCATCTATGAGGCGCTGGCGGCAACGCTGGACGATTCCCTCTCCGCCGATGATCTGGTGGCACTGACGCTGAAGACCGGAGAATACGGCGTCAAAGTTATGGCGCTACTGGATGAGGCCAACACATCACGGTTCGGCAATCCTGAAATCACCGAGGTCAATATCGGCGTCAGAAAACATCCCGCGATCCTGATTTCCGGCCACGACCTGACCGATCTGGAACAGCTTTTGGAGCAAACCAAAGGCACCGGCGTGGATGTATATACCCACAGCGAGATGCTGCCCGCCCATTATTACCCGGCTTTCAAAAAATACGATAATTTCGCGGGCAACTACGGCAACGCCTGGTGGAAGCAGCTCGATGAATTTGTATCCTTCCGTGGCCCCATTCTCTTTACCACTAACTGCATCGTCCCGCCAAGAAGCGAAGAGGTCCGGGGCAGAATCTATACCACGGGTTCCACGGGCTATCCCGGCTGCAAGCACATCGAAGCCGACGAGAACGGGAAAAAGGATTTTTCAGAAATCATCGCGCTTGCCAAGACCCTTCCCGCGCCAGATGAGATCGAAACTGGAAGCATCGTCGGCGGCTTTGCACACAATCAAGTAATGGCTCTGGCCGACAAGGTCGTCGATGCCGTCAAATCCGGCGCGATCAAAAAGTTCTTTGTCATGGCAGGTTGTGACGGACGCATGAAGTCCAGAGAATACTACACCGAGTTTGCCGAGAAGCTCCCGAAGGACACGGTGATTCTTACGGCGGGCTGCGCGAAATACCGTTATAATAAGCTGAAGCTGGGCGATATCGGCGGTATTCCGAGAGTTCTCGACGCCGGACAGTGCAACGATTCTTATTCTCTGGCGGTGATTGCGCTGAAGTTAAAAGAGGTGTTTGGACTCGATGACATCAATAAACTGCCGATTGCCTTCAATATCGCCTGGTACGAACAAAAGGCCGTTATCGTTCTCTTGGCTCTGCTGTACCTGGGCGTGAAGAACATCCACCTCGGCCCCACGCTGCCGGGTTTCCTGTCTCCCAATGTGGCCAAGGTATTGGTTGAAAAATTTGGTATCGCGGGTGTCGGAACAGTTGATGATGACATCAAACTGTTCATGAACGCCTGA